In the Aggregatilinea lenta genome, TGGCGACGGCGTTTTTCGCATTCATGCCGCAGATGCTGTATATGTGCGCGATGTTCTCCAACGATTCGAGCGCGACGGCGTTTGCGACGCTGGCTCTATGGCAGACGATGGTGCTGCTGCGGCGCGGCGCGTCTCCGCTGCGACTGGTGATCATCGGCGCGCTGGTGGGACTGGCTGGACTGTCGAAAGTGAGTGCGCTGTTGATCCTGCCAGGGATCGCGCTGGCCGTGCTGATCGACGGGCGCAATCGCTACCTCCCGATCTGGCGCGTGATCGTGAACTGGCTGCTGTTGGGCGCGGCGATCGCGCTGGTGTTCGGGCCGTGGGTCGTCTACGGCTGGCGCACGTTCGACGATCCGTTCGGGCTGCGTACGCACGGCGAAGCGGCGGACAGCCCGTCAGTTGTCGAGGTGATCGAGGCGGTGCCCGAACTGTATTTGTCCTATTGGGCGAAATTCGGCTCTGCGTCGATCTGGATCACGCCGGGGGTCTACGTGCTGTTCACCCTGACGGCGGCGCTGTCGCTGTGGGGATATGTGCGGGTCTTCAGACGTTTCGGGTGGCGGTCGCTGGCGGGCCAGCGCATCCTGGTATCGGTGGTGCTGGTGATCCCGGCGCTCGCGGCGCTGCTGTATTGGCTGGTGAAGCTGTTCCCGGTCGCGTTTGCCATCACCGGACGGCTGATCTACTTCGTGCATGGGCCGATCATCGCCGCGCTGGTGGGCGGGCTGCTCTGTCTCTCCGACCATCTCCCCGTCCGGCTCCGGCTGCCGCTGCGCATCGCCACGCTGGGACCCGTGATGCTGGCCGGGCTGCTGCTCGCGCCGGTGGTGGTGTGGAGTTCGTACGCGCCGCCTAAAATGCTGGCGCGAGACGATCTGCCCGCGCTGAAAGGGCCAACGGTCGATTACAATCAGACTATTCGCTTCCTGGGCTACGTGGACGACGATCCACGGATCTACGACAACACCCTGCACCGGGTTACGCTATGCTGGGAAGTGCTCCGCCCCACGACAGAAACGGCGATGTTCTCGTTCAAGATCTTCGATGACACCGGGGCCGAGGTCGGCGGGCGCACGTCCGTGCACGGCATGGGCCATTACAGCGCGTCGCTATGGGAGGCGGGCGATATTTTCTGCGATCCGGTTGACGTGCCGGTCGAAGGACCGCTGGACCCCGCGCAGACCTACGACGCGCGGCTGGTGATTTTCGACACGCAGGCCGACTACCAGTGGCAGGCCACCACGCCGGAGGGCGACGCGCTCGACGACCCGGTGATTTACCAGCTCGTCAGCCCGGCCAGGGATATGTCCGGCTCGGTGGAGATGGCATTGCAGGCGTCGGATATCACTTTCCCCGATCTCGCCCGGGTGGAGGGATGGGCGGTGGATGGGACGCCCGGTTCCGGCCAAACGTTCAACCTGACGCTGTTGTGGGATGCAAAGTCAGCCGCTCCCGGCGATTGGTCGATGTTCGTCCACCTGATCGGCCCTTCCACGGCCCTATCGCTGGCGGGCAGCCCACCTCGTGACGGCGCGTATCCCACCTGGGCGTGGTCGCCCGGCGAAAAGATCGTCGATACGTGGCAGATCGAACTGCCTGCC is a window encoding:
- a CDS encoding glycosyltransferase family 39 protein, translating into MSTAAKPSLKLVILLALFAVGVIVHQSALPVMEGNDEVLHTNYLIWLRANGTLPDRTGYLTNSTRQESGQPPLAYWVAARCLDLLDLPRPNIDLLTELSPVRNRWFTPPDRWNRRDNFNQYFHGPGEAAFDNPDIVHINRAARWLSLAYGLIAVAGMYRLAREFFRRERWALLATAFFAFMPQMLYMCAMFSNDSSATAFATLALWQTMVLLRRGASPLRLVIIGALVGLAGLSKVSALLILPGIALAVLIDGRNRYLPIWRVIVNWLLLGAAIALVFGPWVVYGWRTFDDPFGLRTHGEAADSPSVVEVIEAVPELYLSYWAKFGSASIWITPGVYVLFTLTAALSLWGYVRVFRRFGWRSLAGQRILVSVVLVIPALAALLYWLVKLFPVAFAITGRLIYFVHGPIIAALVGGLLCLSDHLPVRLRLPLRIATLGPVMLAGLLLAPVVVWSSYAPPKMLARDDLPALKGPTVDYNQTIRFLGYVDDDPRIYDNTLHRVTLCWEVLRPTTETAMFSFKIFDDTGAEVGGRTSVHGMGHYSASLWEAGDIFCDPVDVPVEGPLDPAQTYDARLVIFDTQADYQWQATTPEGDALDDPVIYQLVSPARDMSGSVEMALQASDITFPDLARVEGWAVDGTPGSGQTFNLTLLWDAKSAAPGDWSMFVHLIGPSTALSLAGSPPRDGAYPTWAWSPGEKIVDTWQIELPADLPPGSYEVRIGFFDAMLNQRLPAQQVGEPVADGDPRLFTFTVD